A region from the Solibacillus sp. FSL H8-0523 genome encodes:
- a CDS encoding glycoside hydrolase family 18 protein: protein MQIHVVQPGESLWGIAQSYGTTVQSIVTANQIPEPDQLVIGQALVIPIWGQFYVVQPGDSFWSIGQRFGINYETLAQVNGLGVNTPLMIGTYLFIPPMTKKTAEILAYIEPRGNQVSELLQEQAREANPYLTYLALFSYEARRDGTLKAPTIDPLPTIAAQDNTGLAMVISNLEEYQFSSELARDIFQSVAVQDLLIDNIINEAKRIGMVSDIHFDFERIPADQREAYHNFLRRAVTRMHEQGYTVSTALAPKTSADQPGEWVAAHDYRAHGEIVDFVMLMTYEWGYSAGPPMAVSPLPQVEQVVQYALTEMPANKILLGQNLYGYDWTLPFVQGGEYAEALSPQRAIGLAKRYNAAIQYDTTAQAPYFNYVDEQGRSHIVWFEDARSIQAKFDLVRRLNLRGVGYWKLGLPFPQNWLLIGANFDVVKK, encoded by the coding sequence GCCAGGGGAATCTTTGTGGGGAATTGCACAGTCTTATGGAACGACGGTGCAAAGTATAGTAACAGCGAATCAAATTCCAGAGCCAGACCAGTTAGTCATAGGGCAAGCGTTAGTCATTCCGATTTGGGGGCAATTTTATGTTGTACAGCCAGGGGATAGCTTCTGGTCAATTGGTCAACGTTTTGGCATCAACTATGAAACATTAGCACAAGTGAATGGTTTAGGTGTGAATACGCCGCTAATGATTGGTACTTATTTGTTTATTCCACCGATGACAAAAAAGACGGCGGAAATCTTGGCTTATATTGAACCTAGAGGCAATCAAGTGAGTGAGCTCTTACAAGAACAGGCACGAGAAGCCAATCCCTATTTAACGTATTTGGCACTTTTTAGTTATGAAGCAAGAAGGGATGGTACGTTAAAAGCACCAACTATTGATCCACTACCAACTATTGCAGCACAAGATAATACGGGACTTGCTATGGTCATTTCAAACCTTGAAGAGTATCAATTCAGCAGTGAGCTTGCGCGGGATATTTTTCAAAGCGTTGCCGTACAGGATTTGCTAATTGACAATATTATCAACGAGGCAAAGCGCATTGGGATGGTGTCGGATATTCATTTTGATTTTGAACGAATACCAGCTGATCAGCGGGAAGCCTATCATAACTTTTTACGTCGTGCGGTTACCAGAATGCATGAACAGGGTTATACCGTATCAACGGCACTCGCACCAAAAACGAGCGCCGATCAGCCAGGAGAATGGGTTGCTGCACATGACTACAGAGCGCATGGGGAAATCGTGGACTTTGTCATGCTGATGACTTACGAATGGGGCTACTCAGCAGGACCACCAATGGCTGTTTCGCCGCTACCACAAGTGGAACAAGTCGTGCAATATGCATTAACAGAAATGCCAGCAAATAAAATATTACTTGGTCAAAATTTATACGGCTACGACTGGACGCTACCTTTCGTACAAGGAGGCGAATATGCAGAAGCATTAAGTCCTCAGCGTGCCATTGGATTGGCAAAACGTTATAACGCCGCAATCCAATATGACACAACTGCACAAGCGCCTTACTTTAACTATGTGGATGAACAAGGCCGTTCGCATATTGTATGGTTTGAGGATGCACGTTCCATTCAAGCGAAATTCGATTTAGTAAGACGCCTGAATTTACGCGGTGTTGGTTACTGGAAACTCGGCCTTCCGTTTCCTCAAAATTGGCTTTTAATTGGCGCGAATTTTGATGTAGTGAAAAAGTAA